One stretch of Callospermophilus lateralis isolate mCalLat2 chromosome 11, mCalLat2.hap1, whole genome shotgun sequence DNA includes these proteins:
- the LOC143409372 gene encoding ADP-ribosylation factor 2: protein MGNVFEKLFKSLFGKKEMRILMVGLDAAGKTTILYKLKLGEIVTTIPTIGFNVETVEYKNISFTVWDVGGQDKIRPLWRHYFQNTQGLIFVVDSNDRERVNEAREELTRMLAEDELRDAVLLVFVNKQDLPNAMNAAEITDKLGLHSLRQRNWYIQATCATSGDGLYEGLDWLSNQLKNQK, encoded by the exons ATGGGGAATGTTTTTGAAAAGCTGTTTAAAAGTCTATTTGGGAAAAAAGAGATGCGGATTCTTATGGTGGGTTTGGATGCAGCCGGAAAAACCACCATCTTGTATAAATTGAAGTTGGGAGAGATTGTGACTACCATCCCTACAATAG GTTTCAATGTGGAGACGGTAGAATATAAAAATATCAGCTTCACAGTCTGGGATGTTGGTGGCCAGGACAAAATCAGACCTTTGTGGCGACATTATTTCCAGAACACTCAAG GTCTGATTTTTGTGGTTGACAGTAATGACAGAGAGAGGGTCAATGAGGCCCGGGAAGAACTAACCAGAATGTTAGCGGAAGATGAACTCAGAGATGCAGTTTTATTGGTGTttgtaaataaacag gacctTCCCAATGCTATGAATGCAGCAGAGATAACGGACAAGCTCGGCTTACATTCCCTCCGCCAGAGAAACTGGTACATTCAGGCTACTTGTGCTACCAGTGGAGATGGGCTTTATGAAGGCCTGGACTGGCTCTCCAACCAGCTCAAAAACCAGAAGTGA